In Spirochaeta thermophila DSM 6578, the following proteins share a genomic window:
- a CDS encoding FlgD immunoglobulin-like domain containing protein produces MRVLRAFLDGFRRKGLFCLLLLMGFGSGTLFGQSAIPAQSGNYLQVTGTPQNGDEDPYMVLFYEVPDTITSTLYFAVEHPGLSGAAPDQGTGGTWEFFLVGGAGALTQSRMLNFANDTEVLAGTVLSTIQATNETGWVYFDGVLPSQGEHIGNRYYFKIVAKAPNGNKNGFRCDVSYSNSGTPTGDSSIRAFAYVWTLALLDNVGRLWDLYPFVPDSAGPTDTIDYKNWDMDGGADTLAAWDKSGNPLTAPTPSGDGATWPDDVATTSYTIGSETNGTWHLQITEGNGGEPAINTSLFWFTLNDTTADDTDVPLRAYSAPYTPPAPDHVVISPDAQTVQTGQTASLTLQIVDASGSPVPYVRNLYVTVSGSATISPDNNGTPQTELLTTSSDGIATFTVTDGSAETVTVTVYWDGTGGSDSFGTSSYATATVDVAASLPPVISSAANTTIPIGTGPYALADVTVTDVSGGQVTAANGIRIRLGGGLSAQFDAAVVSLTTSGTAVSNGRVANPVTPTYESGNTVVFIPVLVDFSAGESVTISGLALDSATLSPSSGYLELSVDGGTTWVSVDDKVIVLQGSSYVWDGDTSTSWTDGNNWQGGVAPPDDGTAEITLPAGCTYYPQLVSGESHTVAQVVVTTGGSLTLDAGSSLAVNGGLQDDGAVTVSGTLTVSGLLTVTGSLEVQGGGSVSAGTVSSGGTIQSAGDITTGDFTSTGSFTSTGVNTITASGDVSISGTFSDPSARCTLTMSGPSTSLTSSQALGNLVLSGTASVGLGSSLSLAGGLSVPPGTTLDAAGFDVDVAGTVTVGGMFDALGITLTVGGDLSVTGTLTLTGATCVLDGAGSQDVTLGGAQPATLRVANTGGVVRFTDAVTTDTLQVVSAGSVTFEGDLTVNTSASLAAAGYDLAFNAGAGGQTTSFPGGITFPHTGSLGLGNAAADSFQAAGILTATACSSVQLGGTVSTAGAGGDVSLGDADTPVTLAADTTVDAGTGGVTLGGTVDGGYVLTVSAGGAVSFGGVVGGVTALAGLDASGGSIVVGGDVVATGDVVMGGPVVLGADVVVDTSGGSGDVVFSSTVDGGYVLTVRAGGAVSFGGAVGGVTALAGLDASGGSIAVGGDVVATGDVVMGGPVVLGADVVVDTSGGSGDVVFSSTVDGTWALTVQGGTGNIVFSGDIGGTTPLGALTIVSGAQVDLGGSVYTSDADLSIAPPVRLTSAATDVWIEPGTGNITFGTTVEDSGSGAHNLILVGGGNLTFSGDVGATNEPAYLILDIAGDITISGNVRAGNFVLYNGTVFLNGNTIETTTGDVVLFGPAYGEDDPETTPVDTNFRYPDMAGLAAVYDPGSYDGTFDAASLGGSTIDVGQNFYANGVDLSASSAWTLDIPDNSASQRIAYPVPGGAYGTGSGTYAVAYNCTVAYSNAGPGVVSASTGNGNTDGGNNSGWDFTPPAIGATVETLSDNVLHVTFSEDLENSNGEITAAVQAGLIRFHDGSGTYTFDEVYQDAACTIPLPPGDTDEFYLKATGPNEAWNTDATGADPGDADSTDTGGTHRTLVPRLYIEKGALFDAGKNPIGPYGINGGGPDTSAVDKAPPVLYKVEYGRADPAAAANTDYHGHNFFHLYYSEQVTIGTLGTGAANERSEDSITNKGGDIEDDGGTHLVVEGYFSIDFGAPVSMERGVRPGTPGGNSSNALYRTLPGLITSPDHEVVIFLSGYHDGTGWPGWHRNVPDPAGGTIDEVYDLGGQIEDNSPANNPLDTSVLPTFVLSSTGSFDLDWDVDPPALAPYTLAAGRYEGVTIDSDWNGRIDRIDFHFLDDGSAPWDSSTDHPDSQGGIRDILLNYPGDSLNELEAFMVGETGGGSFVSTYNQAYGTGVDNSLFGGSISISDDPYFSLSLSSSAPWGLLTDISVRYDHTKAYLTDLAGNLLEDIDPEVPIIERVPPRIVFSLARAGDDKVYLRFSEPVFGDTAASVEIDAADFTVTGATGVLTVTGLQILTRWPANTTGAWEAYLLLAQPLTADDVVQGTVRANANAVYDPSGNAMDPADIFRITNVGLGVVSPLWATDGVHADEVGGSSLRGFDGSGALLPRDITLQARILAPSISGDAMLLVYDVDPDASYYMTTDEYNRTTFPDMWWPVSLPGLKNTANTEARTVSPFSSQGALRTFLIPGTDPEMREGGTVEFLFYIDNLYCARLTDEDDPRTIAPWSFGLSGLKEQRAGVTILNNVINPTQGEVTVVNYRLSRAGMVTIQVFALDGSLVRTLQRGVQGPGAYTVAWDGRNGSGRVVARGLYFIRVVGPGIDEYRKVMVVK; encoded by the coding sequence GTGAGAGTACTACGTGCGTTCCTCGATGGATTCCGCCGAAAAGGGCTTTTCTGTCTCCTCCTGCTGATGGGGTTCGGCAGTGGGACGCTCTTCGGCCAGAGCGCCATCCCGGCCCAGAGCGGGAACTATTTGCAGGTCACGGGTACTCCCCAGAATGGGGATGAGGACCCCTACATGGTGCTCTTCTACGAGGTGCCGGATACCATCACGAGCACGCTCTACTTCGCGGTGGAGCATCCGGGCCTAAGCGGTGCAGCGCCCGACCAGGGGACGGGGGGGACGTGGGAGTTCTTCCTGGTGGGTGGGGCGGGGGCCCTCACCCAGTCGAGGATGCTCAACTTCGCGAACGATACCGAGGTGCTCGCCGGGACCGTGCTCTCCACCATCCAGGCCACGAACGAGACCGGATGGGTCTACTTCGACGGTGTGCTCCCCTCCCAGGGGGAACACATCGGCAACAGGTACTACTTCAAGATCGTGGCGAAAGCTCCGAATGGAAACAAGAACGGCTTCAGGTGTGATGTGTCGTATTCCAATTCCGGCACCCCCACGGGGGATTCGAGTATCAGGGCCTTTGCCTATGTGTGGACCCTGGCCCTGCTCGACAACGTGGGTAGGCTCTGGGACCTTTACCCCTTTGTGCCGGACAGCGCAGGCCCCACCGATACCATCGACTACAAGAACTGGGACATGGACGGGGGGGCCGATACCCTGGCCGCGTGGGACAAGAGCGGGAATCCCCTCACCGCGCCTACTCCCTCCGGGGATGGCGCTACCTGGCCCGATGATGTGGCGACCACCTCGTACACCATAGGCTCGGAGACGAACGGGACCTGGCATCTCCAGATCACGGAGGGGAATGGAGGGGAGCCCGCTATCAACACCTCGCTCTTCTGGTTCACCCTCAACGACACCACGGCCGACGACACCGACGTGCCCTTGAGGGCCTACTCGGCGCCTTATACCCCCCCGGCCCCCGACCACGTGGTGATCTCGCCAGACGCTCAGACCGTCCAGACAGGGCAGACGGCGTCGCTCACCCTCCAGATCGTCGATGCCTCCGGTAGCCCGGTGCCCTACGTGCGGAACCTCTACGTCACGGTCTCGGGGAGCGCGACCATTTCACCCGACAACAACGGTACACCCCAGACCGAGCTCCTTACCACCTCATCCGACGGGATCGCCACCTTCACCGTGACCGATGGGAGTGCGGAGACCGTCACGGTGACGGTCTACTGGGACGGTACCGGTGGTTCGGATTCGTTCGGCACCTCATCGTATGCCACGGCGACGGTGGATGTGGCGGCCTCGCTCCCGCCGGTGATCTCGAGTGCCGCGAACACCACCATACCCATCGGTACAGGCCCCTATGCCCTCGCCGATGTGACGGTCACCGATGTGAGCGGGGGGCAGGTGACCGCAGCGAATGGGATACGGATACGGCTCGGGGGAGGGCTCTCGGCCCAGTTCGATGCCGCGGTGGTAAGCCTTACTACGAGCGGGACTGCGGTCTCCAACGGGAGGGTGGCGAATCCGGTGACCCCTACCTATGAGTCCGGGAACACGGTGGTGTTCATTCCTGTGCTGGTCGATTTTTCGGCAGGGGAGTCTGTGACCATCTCGGGCCTCGCCCTGGACAGCGCGACCCTCTCGCCTTCTTCGGGGTACCTGGAGCTCTCGGTGGACGGGGGGACGACCTGGGTGAGTGTGGACGACAAGGTGATCGTGCTCCAGGGGAGCTCCTATGTCTGGGACGGGGATACGAGCACCTCCTGGACCGACGGCAACAACTGGCAGGGAGGAGTGGCCCCTCCTGATGACGGAACCGCTGAGATCACCCTTCCGGCCGGGTGCACGTACTACCCCCAGCTCGTCTCGGGCGAGAGTCACACCGTGGCCCAGGTGGTGGTGACGACTGGCGGGAGCCTCACCCTGGATGCAGGCTCGAGCCTCGCGGTGAACGGGGGCCTCCAGGACGACGGTGCGGTGACGGTTTCAGGAACGCTCACGGTGAGCGGCCTTCTCACGGTGACGGGGAGCCTGGAGGTGCAGGGTGGTGGATCGGTCAGTGCCGGCACGGTCTCCTCTGGTGGCACGATCCAGAGCGCGGGCGACATCACCACAGGAGACTTCACGAGCACGGGGAGTTTCACGAGTACGGGGGTGAACACCATCACCGCCTCCGGGGATGTCTCGATAAGCGGGACCTTCTCGGATCCTTCGGCCCGGTGCACCCTCACCATGTCGGGCCCGTCGACGAGCCTCACCTCCTCGCAAGCTCTGGGGAACCTCGTCCTCTCGGGGACCGCCTCGGTGGGCCTGGGCTCTTCCCTCTCGCTCGCGGGGGGCCTTTCGGTGCCCCCAGGCACCACGCTGGATGCGGCGGGGTTCGATGTGGATGTGGCGGGCACTGTTACGGTGGGAGGGATGTTCGATGCTTTGGGGATCACGCTCACCGTGGGCGGTGATCTCTCGGTCACCGGCACGCTCACCCTCACCGGTGCGACATGCGTACTCGACGGTGCCGGATCTCAGGACGTGACCCTGGGCGGGGCACAGCCTGCCACGCTTCGGGTGGCGAACACGGGTGGAGTGGTGCGGTTCACGGATGCGGTGACCACGGACACCCTCCAGGTGGTGAGTGCAGGAAGTGTCACCTTTGAAGGTGACCTCACGGTGAATACGAGCGCCTCTCTTGCAGCAGCCGGGTACGACCTGGCCTTCAATGCGGGTGCGGGGGGGCAGACCACCTCTTTCCCCGGGGGGATCACCTTCCCCCACACGGGGAGCCTGGGCCTGGGGAATGCGGCGGCCGATTCGTTCCAGGCGGCAGGTATCCTCACCGCCACGGCCTGCTCCTCCGTCCAGCTGGGGGGCACGGTCTCCACGGCCGGAGCCGGGGGGGACGTCTCTCTGGGCGACGCCGACACCCCGGTCACGCTCGCGGCCGACACCACGGTGGATGCCGGGACGGGGGGGGTGACCCTGGGCGGGACGGTGGACGGGGGGTATGTGCTGACGGTGAGTGCGGGTGGTGCGGTGAGTTTTGGAGGGGTGGTGGGGGGAGTGACGGCGCTTGCGGGATTGGATGCAAGTGGGGGGAGCATTGTGGTTGGTGGGGATGTGGTGGCGACGGGTGATGTGGTGATGGGTGGGCCTGTGGTGTTGGGGGCGGATGTGGTGGTGGACACGAGTGGGGGGAGTGGAGATGTGGTGTTTTCCTCCACGGTGGACGGGGGGTATGTGCTGACGGTGAGAGCAGGTGGTGCGGTGAGTTTTGGAGGGGCGGTGGGGGGAGTGACGGCGCTTGCGGGATTGGATGCAAGTGGAGGGAGCATAGCAGTTGGTGGGGATGTGGTGGCGACGGGGGATGTGGTGATGGGTGGGCCTGTGGTGCTGGGGGCGGATGTGGTGGTGGACACGAGTGGGGGGAGTGGAGATGTGGTGTTTTCCTCCACGGTGGACGGCACATGGGCCCTCACGGTGCAGGGGGGTACGGGGAATATTGTCTTCTCCGGCGACATAGGAGGTACCACTCCATTAGGCGCGCTTACCATTGTCTCGGGAGCACAGGTCGATCTTGGCGGATCCGTCTATACCAGTGATGCCGATCTCTCCATCGCTCCTCCTGTACGGCTTACTTCGGCTGCAACAGATGTATGGATAGAACCCGGTACGGGAAACATCACGTTTGGGACTACTGTGGAGGACTCTGGATCGGGTGCGCACAACCTCATCCTCGTAGGAGGGGGGAATCTCACCTTCTCGGGCGATGTGGGGGCTACGAACGAGCCGGCCTACCTCATCCTCGACATTGCGGGGGACATCACCATCTCGGGGAACGTCCGGGCAGGGAACTTCGTGCTCTACAACGGGACCGTGTTCCTCAACGGGAACACCATAGAGACCACCACGGGCGATGTGGTGCTCTTCGGCCCGGCCTACGGTGAGGACGACCCCGAGACCACCCCTGTGGACACCAACTTCCGCTATCCTGACATGGCGGGCCTTGCGGCCGTCTACGACCCGGGCTCCTACGACGGGACCTTCGACGCCGCCTCCCTGGGCGGAAGCACCATCGACGTGGGACAGAATTTCTACGCGAACGGGGTGGATCTTAGCGCCTCCTCGGCCTGGACCCTCGACATACCCGACAACTCCGCCTCGCAGAGGATCGCCTATCCGGTGCCGGGCGGAGCCTACGGCACAGGATCGGGCACGTATGCGGTGGCCTACAACTGCACGGTCGCTTACAGCAACGCCGGACCCGGTGTGGTCTCCGCCTCGACGGGGAACGGGAATACCGACGGGGGAAACAACTCGGGGTGGGACTTCACCCCGCCTGCCATTGGAGCGACGGTGGAAACATTGAGTGACAACGTGCTCCACGTGACCTTCTCGGAGGATCTCGAGAACAGCAACGGCGAGATCACCGCTGCGGTGCAGGCCGGGCTCATACGCTTCCACGACGGGAGCGGCACCTACACCTTCGACGAGGTGTACCAGGATGCAGCCTGCACCATCCCCCTTCCTCCAGGTGACACGGATGAGTTCTACCTCAAGGCGACAGGGCCGAACGAGGCCTGGAACACCGACGCCACGGGAGCTGATCCCGGAGATGCCGACTCCACCGATACGGGTGGCACCCACCGCACCCTCGTTCCTCGTCTCTACATCGAGAAGGGGGCGCTCTTCGATGCCGGGAAGAACCCCATAGGTCCTTATGGCATAAACGGGGGGGGCCCCGACACCTCGGCCGTGGACAAGGCCCCGCCCGTGCTCTACAAGGTGGAGTACGGCAGGGCGGATCCTGCAGCCGCGGCAAATACTGATTACCACGGCCACAACTTCTTCCACCTCTACTACTCGGAGCAGGTGACGATAGGGACTCTTGGGACAGGTGCGGCCAATGAGCGCAGTGAAGACAGCATCACCAACAAGGGCGGCGATATAGAGGACGACGGTGGCACGCATCTCGTCGTCGAGGGATACTTCAGTATCGATTTCGGTGCCCCTGTCTCCATGGAGCGTGGGGTGCGGCCGGGTACGCCGGGTGGGAACAGCTCGAACGCCCTCTACCGCACCCTCCCGGGCCTCATCACCAGCCCCGACCACGAGGTGGTGATCTTCCTCTCGGGCTACCACGACGGCACAGGCTGGCCCGGCTGGCACCGCAACGTCCCCGACCCCGCAGGCGGCACGATCGATGAGGTCTACGATCTCGGTGGACAAATAGAGGATAATTCTCCCGCAAATAATCCCCTCGATACGAGCGTGCTCCCTACCTTTGTCCTCTCGAGTACCGGCTCTTTCGACCTGGACTGGGACGTGGACCCGCCCGCACTCGCGCCGTACACCCTGGCAGCGGGGAGGTACGAGGGCGTCACCATAGATTCCGACTGGAACGGGCGGATCGACAGGATAGACTTCCACTTCCTCGACGACGGTTCGGCTCCCTGGGACTCCTCTACGGATCACCCCGACAGCCAGGGCGGTATACGGGACATCCTCCTCAACTACCCGGGAGATTCCCTCAACGAGCTGGAGGCCTTCATGGTGGGCGAGACCGGCGGGGGGAGTTTCGTCTCCACGTACAACCAGGCGTACGGTACGGGAGTGGACAACAGCCTGTTCGGCGGCAGTATCAGCATTTCTGACGACCCCTACTTCTCCCTCTCGCTCTCCTCCTCTGCGCCATGGGGTCTTCTCACCGACATCTCGGTACGGTACGATCACACCAAGGCCTATCTCACCGATCTCGCGGGTAATCTCCTCGAGGACATCGATCCAGAGGTGCCGATCATAGAAAGGGTGCCTCCCAGGATCGTGTTCTCGCTCGCGCGGGCCGGGGACGACAAGGTGTACCTCAGGTTCTCGGAGCCCGTGTTCGGAGACACCGCGGCCTCCGTGGAGATAGACGCGGCCGATTTCACCGTCACGGGTGCTACTGGGGTCCTCACGGTGACAGGTCTGCAGATCCTCACGCGGTGGCCGGCAAACACCACCGGGGCATGGGAGGCGTACCTCCTCCTCGCTCAGCCGCTCACCGCCGACGACGTGGTGCAGGGTACAGTGCGGGCCAATGCCAACGCGGTCTACGATCCCTCCGGCAATGCCATGGATCCGGCCGATATCTTCCGGATCACGAACGTGGGTTTGGGTGTGGTATCGCCGCTCTGGGCCACCGACGGGGTGCACGCCGACGAGGTGGGGGGCTCGTCCCTCAGGGGCTTCGACGGGTCGGGGGCTCTTCTCCCCAGGGATATCACCCTGCAGGCCAGGATACTCGCCCCGTCGATCTCCGGGGATGCCATGCTCCTGGTCTACGACGTGGATCCCGATGCCTCGTACTACATGACCACCGACGAGTACAACCGTACCACGTTCCCTGATATGTGGTGGCCGGTGAGCCTTCCCGGGCTCAAGAACACCGCCAACACCGAGGCGAGGACCGTCTCGCCCTTCTCCTCCCAGGGGGCGCTCCGCACTTTCCTCATCCCGGGAACCGATCCCGAGATGAGGGAAGGAGGCACGGTCGAGTTCCTCTTCTATATCGACAACCTCTACTGTGCCCGGCTCACCGACGAGGACGACCCTCGCACCATCGCGCCCTGGTCGTTCGGCCTCTCAGGCCTCAAGGAACAGCGGGCAGGGGTGACCATCCTCAACAACGTGATCAACCCCACACAGGGCGAGGTGACGGTGGTGAACTACCGGCTCTCGCGGGCCGGCATGGTCACCATCCAGGTCTTCGCCCTGGACGGGTCGCTCGTGCGAACCCTGCAGCGGGGAGTCCAGGGACCGGGTGCGTATACCGTGGCGTGGGACGGTCGAAACGGGAGCGGCCGGGTGGTGGCACGGGGTCTCTACTTCATCCGGGTGGTGGGGCCCGGCATCGACGAGTACCGCAAGGTGATGGTGGTGAAGTGA
- a CDS encoding acyl-[acyl-carrier-protein] thioesterase has product MKYAERFVVRSYESCGKGFLRPDALAGYFQETAWKSAEELGFGYRAVVEHGWAWVLSRLLVRYERVPRWGEEVVVTTWPRPSEGIFACRDYLVEDGEGRVCVRATSRWLLLDAASRRPVRPERLVRMGLLEEAAVEEAPRKLGAEEGLKEAAMVIAGYVDVDPNGHVNNTRYIGWCTTGLVREGERPEAWREFHVNFVGEAHEGDACAIWVGDGAAEIRKGEVALARMRVERGSP; this is encoded by the coding sequence ATGAAGTATGCGGAGCGGTTCGTGGTGCGTTCGTACGAATCCTGCGGAAAGGGGTTCCTCAGACCTGACGCCCTCGCAGGTTACTTCCAGGAGACCGCGTGGAAGAGTGCGGAAGAGCTCGGGTTCGGTTACCGCGCCGTGGTGGAGCACGGGTGGGCGTGGGTTCTTTCGCGCCTCCTCGTGCGTTACGAGCGAGTCCCCCGGTGGGGGGAAGAGGTGGTGGTGACGACCTGGCCGCGCCCCTCTGAGGGGATCTTCGCCTGCAGGGACTACCTGGTGGAGGATGGAGAGGGTCGCGTGTGTGTGAGGGCCACGAGCCGCTGGCTGCTCCTGGATGCCGCTTCCCGTAGACCGGTCCGCCCTGAACGGCTGGTGAGAATGGGGCTTCTGGAAGAGGCTGCGGTCGAGGAGGCGCCACGCAAACTGGGAGCAGAGGAAGGCCTCAAGGAAGCAGCGATGGTGATCGCAGGATATGTGGATGTGGACCCCAACGGCCACGTGAACAACACCCGCTACATCGGTTGGTGTACGACGGGGTTGGTGCGTGAAGGGGAGCGGCCTGAAGCATGGAGAGAATTCCACGTGAACTTCGTGGGCGAGGCCCACGAGGGGGATGCGTGCGCAATATGGGTCGGCGATGGAGCTGCGGAGATCAGAAAGGGGGAGGTGGCGCTCGCGAGGATGAGGGTGGAACGCGGATCGCCGTGA
- a CDS encoding peroxiredoxin — MLREGEKAPDFALPDDNGEVRRLSDFTGKKKVIYFYPKDNTPGCTEEACGFRDTYETILATGAIVIGISPDSVRSHASFKTKYDLPFFLLSDPEKKVIRAYEALTTRKVKGEEKARVRRCTYIIDEHDVIRAVFPDVRPEEHAREVLEILSRME; from the coding sequence ATGCTACGAGAGGGAGAGAAAGCCCCCGACTTCGCCCTTCCCGACGACAATGGGGAGGTGCGGCGTCTCTCCGATTTTACCGGCAAGAAGAAGGTGATCTACTTCTATCCCAAAGACAACACCCCGGGCTGCACCGAGGAGGCGTGCGGCTTCAGGGACACGTACGAGACCATTCTCGCCACAGGGGCCATCGTCATAGGGATAAGCCCCGATTCGGTACGCTCCCACGCCTCGTTCAAGACCAAGTACGACCTTCCTTTCTTCCTCCTGAGCGATCCGGAGAAAAAGGTGATCCGGGCCTACGAAGCCCTCACGACCCGAAAGGTGAAGGGCGAGGAGAAAGCACGAGTGCGACGGTGTACGTATATCATCGACGAGCACGACGTGATCAGGGCGGTGTTCCCCGACGTGCGGCCCGAGGAGCACGCGCGCGAGGTGTTGGAGATCCTCTCCCGGATGGAGTAG
- a CDS encoding AGE family epimerase/isomerase: MPSSRSLRSTLRQIRSELASQLFDHILPFWLAQQDPHHGGFYGSITTTPDPGAPKGLVMTARHLWTFSQAFLSRPNPAYLEAAGNAYRFLTHAFYDATHRGFFWSVHPDGAPLSRVKKLYGNAFAIYALSLYYEATGDQDALRIARETFDLVETRGRDRTHGGYYEAFTEDWSTPLPEPLGEGETPAPKTMNTHLHILEAYSAFSRIDREPTVREAMEHLIRIFRTHIASSEHLGLYFTEDWSPMGGGISFGHDIEATWLLAEAVELLYGHPLPDWFLSWIRPMVEETAQALEAHGGSLPNEQREDGSFDRARVWWVQAEAFVGFLNAYQVFGEARYLEHALTVWRFIMDHLVDREGGEWFWAVTPEGTPLAGYEKGGMWKASYHNSRACLEGMRRIDAILEEERT; encoded by the coding sequence ATGCCGTCTTCGCGTTCCCTACGATCCACCCTCAGACAGATCCGTAGCGAGCTGGCATCCCAGCTCTTCGACCACATTCTCCCCTTCTGGCTCGCCCAGCAGGACCCGCACCACGGCGGCTTCTACGGAAGCATCACCACCACACCCGACCCCGGCGCCCCCAAAGGCCTGGTCATGACCGCCCGTCACCTCTGGACCTTCTCACAGGCCTTCCTCTCCCGTCCGAATCCCGCCTACCTGGAGGCCGCGGGGAACGCCTATCGGTTCCTCACCCATGCCTTCTACGATGCCACACACCGGGGCTTCTTCTGGAGCGTGCACCCCGATGGAGCCCCCCTCTCCAGGGTGAAAAAACTCTACGGCAACGCCTTCGCGATATACGCCCTCTCTCTCTACTACGAGGCCACAGGAGACCAGGATGCCCTCAGGATTGCCCGGGAGACCTTCGACCTGGTAGAGACCCGCGGCCGCGACAGGACACACGGCGGCTACTACGAGGCCTTCACCGAGGACTGGTCCACCCCCCTCCCGGAGCCTCTCGGAGAGGGCGAGACCCCTGCGCCCAAGACCATGAACACCCACCTCCACATCCTCGAGGCGTACAGCGCCTTCTCACGTATCGATCGCGAGCCCACGGTAAGGGAGGCCATGGAGCACCTCATCCGGATCTTCCGCACCCACATCGCCTCCTCCGAGCACCTCGGCCTCTACTTCACCGAAGACTGGAGTCCCATGGGAGGGGGCATCTCCTTCGGCCACGACATAGAGGCCACGTGGCTCCTTGCCGAGGCGGTCGAACTCCTCTACGGCCATCCTCTCCCCGACTGGTTCCTCTCGTGGATACGCCCCATGGTGGAAGAGACCGCACAGGCCCTCGAGGCCCACGGGGGAAGCCTTCCCAACGAACAGCGGGAAGACGGTTCCTTCGACCGGGCGCGCGTCTGGTGGGTCCAGGCCGAGGCCTTCGTGGGATTCCTCAACGCCTACCAGGTCTTCGGTGAGGCACGCTACCTCGAACATGCGCTCACGGTGTGGCGGTTCATCATGGACCACCTGGTCGACAGAGAAGGGGGAGAGTGGTTCTGGGCCGTCACGCCCGAGGGAACCCCTCTGGCGGGGTACGAAAAAGGAGGCATGTGGAAGGCGAGCTATCACAACAGCAGGGCATGCCTCGAAGGCATGCGCCGCATCGATGCCATCCTCGAGGAGGAACGAACATGA